A single genomic interval of Aedes aegypti strain LVP_AGWG chromosome 1, AaegL5.0 Primary Assembly, whole genome shotgun sequence harbors:
- the LOC110680270 gene encoding putative protein TPRXL, with protein MLTSVQSVMSTTPSPASITQSSSSSPSASASSSSTSCLLSSLSTNNNNSNHPSTATTAAAAVSLFQLTSPGSSPPSVVPSPAGSPAVAPITTQLLQQPSRKLLGPASSITSSSSSSSSSSLLINHLTNPSSPSSRAPPPSAGSLLKQQLAAVTAPDYTNKMAAASLIKAGCKKSLSSSSQLAAAAANVNVNNIAAGLANAVAAAVADAVTVATIGRNLNLNLNNYSQLRQQLEMQTTTTSSSSPPLKQFLNQSGNSVSNNHQQLQRRVASSAAAAAAAIDGITSSISARNCGDICLQ; from the exons ATGTTGACATCCGTACAGTCCGTGATGTCAACGACGCCGTCACCAGCTAGTATCAcacaatcatcgtcatcatcaccaTCCGCATccgcatcatcatcatcaacgtcGTGTTTGTTATCATCACTATCAACCAACAACAACAATAGCAACCACCCATCCACCGctactactgctgctgctgctgtcaGTCTGTTCCAGTTGACGTCTCCCGGATCATCCCCACCATCGGTTGTTCCGTCGCCGGCAGGTTCACCGGCCGTTGCACCCATCACCACCCAACTGCTCCAACAGCCATCCCGGAAGCTGCTAGGTCCCGCCAGTTCCATCActtcttcgtcgtcgtcgtcgtcgtcttcgtcgctGCTAATCAACCACCTGACCAATCCGAGCAGCCCCAGCTCTCGAGCACCACCCCCATCTGCCGGAAGTCTCCTGAAGCAGCAACTGGCGGCGGTGACGGCCCCCGACTACACCAACAAAATGGCGGCGGCCAGTCTCATCAAAGCAGGCTGTAAAAAGtcattgtcgtcgtcgtcgcagttggcggcggcggcggcaaaCGTAAACGTGAACAACATTGCCGCTGGTTTGGCCAATGCCGTGGCCGCAGCTGTGGCCGATGCCGTCACCGTTGCCACCATCGGGCGCAACCTTAATCTCAATCTGAACAACTATTCGCAGTTGCGCCAGCAGCTGGAAATGCAAACCACGACAACTTCTTCCTCTTCGCCAC CGTTGAAGCAGTTTCTCAATCAATCCGGCAACAGCGTCAGTAACAATCACCAACAACTGCAGCGCCGTGTTGCCagttctgctgctgctgctgctgccgcaATCGATGGCATCACTTCCAGCATCAGCGCTCGCAACTGTGGCGACATCTGTTTGCAATAG